A region from the Plutella xylostella chromosome 8, ilPluXylo3.1, whole genome shotgun sequence genome encodes:
- the LOC105382525 gene encoding uncharacterized protein LOC105382525 — protein sequence MVARLRLDAGRLRAELMKSSGQDLLQVDDHNVRLTYDDNESNKEPETITLTANVIRNLKDKIRNDLNEWIKDYFNDYYAYHGPQYLADDRYQKFDNDRIGLTNNYTDNVIKTLRQRLPRVLELPDFTITTVNAMRISLTSGTVQGLNSLHRRSMATDFLDTRFNRRVVETVVGFSGVRLTYKFEVKFDQKTKRGNFHLTFNEITSHMCLMLYNSKQKHKLYFNDIEMSEPAAAVDGEAQQHVARFKYLVEHELKTILKHLLREVILKMRYITECDYPRINKLKPSNNIFGNSNTSEEPNDG from the exons ATGGTGGCGCGGCTGCGGCTGGACGCCGGCCGACTGCGCGCCGAGCTCATGAAGTCCAGCGGCCAGGACCTGCTGCAAGTGGACGACCACAACGTCAGGCTCACG tatgACGATAATGAATCAAATAAAGAGCCTGAAACGATAACATTGACTGCAAACGTAATAC gtaatttgaAGGACAAAATTAGAAATGACCTAAACGAGTGGATTAAAGATTACTTCAACGACTACTACGCGTATCACGGACCTCAGTATTTAGCCGATGACAGATACCA aaagTTTGACAACGATCGTATCGGGCTAACAAACAACTACACCGACAATGTTATAAAGACGTTGAGGCAGCGGCTGCCGAGAGTCTTGGAACTTCCAGACTTCACCATCACGACGGTTAATGCAATG agAATATCATTAACCAGTGGAACAGTACAAGGTTTGAACTCGCTGCACCGACGGTCTATGGCAACCGACTTCCTCGACACAAGGTTCAACAGGAGGGTCGTTGAAACAGTCGTCGGCTTCAGTGGCGTGAGG TTAACGTATAAATTTGAAGTTAAATTTGACCAAAAAACCAAGAGAGGTAACTTTCACCTAACGTTCAATGAAATAACATCGCATATGTGCCTCATGCTCTACAATTCGAAACAAAAGCACAAGTTGTACTTCAATGACATTGAAATGAG CGAGCCGGCCGCAGCCGTGGACGGTGAAGCCCAGCAGCACGTGGCAAGGTTCAAGTACCTGGTGGAACATGAGCTGAAGACGATCCTCAAGCATTTGTTGAGGGAGGTTATCCTGAAGATGCGCTATATCACGGAGTGCG ATTATCCCCGGATAAACAAGCTGAAGCCTAGTAATAACATCTTCGGTAACTCAAACACCTCAGAGGAACCAAACGACGGATAG
- the LOC105382524 gene encoding uncharacterized protein LOC105382524, translated as MRQKYESLIRDMLVTGVDYRMIPRDDNKKLISRGFLVNDGSVHLLMHNMTLRGVRHSSFLNNVALSVAYNHLALRGAVVKMFLDTDYFLFRPQSQVQLWAGEKSADQYSPFNLDQVQPKGNFTIIAQNCKITGKVFTKLDDPSIALGHSDFRLDDCKFDVEVSTPGQGIAPVMAPYFHGEKSAELARLFGVVFGDILTLRMQLIIYFFVLIEDIIKIGDVKQFSSEQESLLKYSADFMNAVVNQADATIANKMSTYGLPDLHIFVKDQANGKPTVFEVSLTNIVVNGLDSMYSANSGGPQLYLQNVMITEAIMFHSLTVKGLIELEKQEVRGNYEYFVEMKDVRVDVSIDFGGNPKSAVTVETARFVGWKTLDHSILILEPGNKRREMLNALIIAHLSQELPNILEHHVKKTLQDSITAMFRKQKSPKPIKTTAKTQPMNTMNTKIPTKKYRSEIVTEYTDLKTDKCDEKNNVDFVDESETAVEQAAPVTIDQTDVDENVVDGSTE; from the exons ATGAGACAGAAGTATGAATCTTTGATACGCGac ATGCTGGTGACCGGCGTGGACTACCGAATGATCCCTCGGGACGACAACAAGAAGCTCATATCTCGGGGGTTCCTCGTCAACGATGGATCTGTTCATct CCTAATGCACAACATGACTCTTCGCGGCGTCCGCCACTCGTCCTTCCTCAACAACGTGGCGCTGAGCGTGGCCTACAACCACCTGGCGCTGCGCGGCGCCGTGGTGAAGATGTTCCTCGACACCGACTACTTCCTGTTCCGCCCGCAGTCTCAGGTCCAGCTCTGGGCCGGGGAGAAGTCCGCGGATCAGTACTCGCCGTTTAACTTGGACCAGGTGCAGCCGAAAGGGAATTTCAC GATTATAGCGCAAAACTGTAAGATTACGGGTAAAGTATTCACGAAGCTCGACGACCCTTCCATAGCGCTCGGGCACAGCGATTTCAGATTGGATGACTGCAAGTTTGATGTTGAG GTTTCAACTCCAGGACAAGGGATTGCACCGGTGATGGCACCTTATTTCCACGGAGAAAAAA gcGCGGAGCTGGCACGACTCTTCGGCGTGGTCTTCGGGGACATCCTCACGCTGCGCATGCAGCTCATCATCTACTTCTTCGTACTCATCGAAGATATTATAAAGATAGGGGATGTCAAACAGTTTAG ttcTGAACAAGAGAGCTTATTGAAGTATAGTGCAGATTTCATGAATGCCGTAGTAAATCAAGCTGATGCCACCATTGCGAATAAAATGAGTACATATGGACTACCGGATTTACATATTTTCGTTAAAGATCAG GCTAACGGAAAACCAACAGTATTTGAGGTATCCCTGACGAACATCGTGGTGAACGGCTTAGACTCGATGTACTCCGCCAACTCCGGGGGGCCCCAGCTGTACCTGCAGAATGTGATGATCACTGAAGCCATTATGTTCCACTCTTTGacg GTAAAAGGTCTCATAGAGTTGGAAAAACAAGAAGTAAGGGGTAACTACGAATATTTCGTTGAAATGAAAGACGTCCGGGTGGATGTCTCTATTGATTTTGGTGGCAATCCGAAATCCGCAGTCACTGTAGAAACAGCTCGCTTCGTCGGATGGAA GACACTGGACCattcaattttaatattaGAACCGGGCAATAAAAGACGTGAAATGTTAAATGCATTGATTATAGCGCATCTATCCCAAGAATTGCCCAACATTTTAGAACATCATGTCAAAAAAACGCTACAAGATTCTATCACGGCTATGTTCAGGAAACAAAAAAGTCCGAAACCAATTAAAACCACAGCTAAAACCCAACCGATGAATACAATGAATACTAAGATACCTACAAAGAAGTATAGATCAGAAATAGTAACTGAATATACGGATT